Proteins encoded by one window of Xenopus tropicalis strain Nigerian chromosome 6, UCB_Xtro_10.0, whole genome shotgun sequence:
- the LOC100494585 gene encoding E3 ubiquitin/ISG15 ligase TRIM25-like translates to MQSAVCLWGKRTFCFISCSVPVLLSAMAAADLRDELSCSICLSIYTDPVMLPCGHNFCRGCVGSVMDAQEGLGAYSCPECRAEYQERPALPRNRTLGNIAARFCPTEPEPGETGIPCTYCVLSPVPAVKSCLHCEASLCDTHLRGHSQSAEHVLTEPTASFMGRKCSVHHKVLEYYCCEDSACICVSCCLAGGHRGHRVELLSEASEKKKEKLRKVLEKLSPEREETERGAQRLQERRREVAEAAAGETERVTALFRGIREELEALEKRLLSDISRQKEEISLPLTELIQQLEIKKDELSRKIRHIEELCNMADPLTVLQEQWESHGAAFYTEGREREGIKVPAVGDLDVGQISETLLTGLAGIVTGVKGRIYGQEATDLVLDINTAHNRVSVSGDRKSASYSLTELHYPQSPERFRDYAQALSSRSFPSGRHYWEVEGSESGYWEVGAAYPSIERGGWQSGIGNNNKSWCLRRGNNNRYEVGHDSKCTDLPHVPSCRRIRIWLDYEAGRLSFYELSEPIRRLHTFTASFTEPLHAAFYLFGNGSWVRILK, encoded by the exons ATGCAAAGTGCTGTTTGTCTCTGGGGAAAGAGAACTTTCTGTTTCATTTCTTGTTCAGTCCCCGTTCTGCTCtcagcgatggcggctgctgatctgagagacgagctgagctgctccatctgcctgagcatttatactgatccggtaatgctgccctgtggccataacttctgccggggctgcgTTGGCAGTGTGATGGATGCCCAGGAGGGATTGggggcttattcctgccctgaatgcagagccgAGTATCAGGAGCGCCCCGCCCTGCCCAGGAACAGAACTCTGGGGAACATAGCAGCGCGGTTCTGTCCGACTGAGCCGgagccgggggagactgggatTCCCTGCACCTACTGTGTCCTCTCCCCTGTACCCGCTGTTAAATCCTGTCTGCACtgtgaggcttctctgtgtgatacccacctgcGGGGGCacagccagtcagcagaacatgtactcactgagcccaccgcttcctttatggggagaaaatgttctgtacatcacaagGTTCTGGAGTATTACTGCTGTGAGGAttctgcctgtatctgtgtgtcctgctgcctggccggggggcaccggggccacagggtggagctgctgagtgaggcctctgagaagaagaaagagaaactgaggaaagttctggagaaactgagcccagagagagaggagactgagagaggagcccagaggctgcaggagcgcaggagagaagtggcagaagcggcagccggtgagacagagagagtcactgccctgtttaggggcatcagggaagagctggaagccctagagaagcgactcctgagtgacatctccaggcagaaagaggagatctcactcccactcactgagctgatccaacagctggaaataaagaaggatgagctgtccaggaagatccggcacattgaggagctgtgcaacatggcagatccactcactgtcctacaggaacaatgggaatcccatggggctgcctttt atactgagggcagagagagagagggtataaaggtcccggctgtaggggatctggatgtgggtcagatctcagagacattactcacaggcttagctgggattgtgactggggtaaagggaaggatctatgggcaggaggctacagacctggtactggatataaacacggctcataatcgtgtatctgtatcaggggacaggaaatctgcttcctactcactaacagaactacattacccacaatccccagagagatttagGGATtatgctcaggctttaagcagcaggagtttcccctcagggcgacattactgggaagtggagggcagtgaatcagggtaCTGGgaggtaggggcggcctatcccagtatagagaggggagggtggCAGTCTGgtattgggaataataacaagtcctggtgtttgcgcagagggaataataacagatatGAAGTTGGACATGACAGTAAATGCACAGacttaccccacgtcccttcctgcaggagaatcaggatctggttggactatgaggccggacgcctgtccttttatgagctgagtgagccaatcaggcgcttacacaccttcactgcctccttcactgagccccttcatgctgcattctatCTTTTTGGTAATGGTTCCTGGGTTAGAATCCTTAAATAA